One Leisingera sp. M658 genomic window carries:
- a CDS encoding methylenetetrahydrofolate reductase — translation MALLNFKKRDSGAGQTATPEMEAFLKGYSIEVMPRTAAKVDDFRDLLPAGTRVYVAHIEGTPIEDMVDTAKRIAGEGYDVMPHFPARIIKDKATLGDWINRYQGEAGVKQGLILAGGVAKPHGDFDSSMQLLETGLFDDAGFTNLHVAGHPEPNLDIDPKGGRANTYAALDWKQEFSKRTDAEMALATQFCFEAQPVIDWVNELSERGMNLPVHIGIAGPAKLQTMIKFAIACGVGPSLKVLQKRAKDVSKLLLPHEPGEVLAGLAAHKAANPDFAIEKVHFFPLGGIKTNATWAINNGGDSAKPVNS, via the coding sequence ATGGCTTTGCTGAACTTTAAGAAACGCGATTCTGGTGCTGGCCAGACTGCCACCCCCGAAATGGAAGCCTTCCTGAAAGGCTATTCCATCGAAGTGATGCCGCGCACCGCCGCCAAGGTCGATGATTTCCGCGATCTGCTGCCCGCCGGCACCCGTGTCTATGTCGCGCATATCGAAGGCACCCCGATCGAGGACATGGTCGACACCGCCAAGCGCATCGCCGGTGAAGGCTATGATGTGATGCCGCACTTCCCGGCGCGTATCATCAAGGACAAGGCCACCCTGGGCGACTGGATCAACCGCTACCAGGGCGAAGCCGGCGTCAAGCAGGGCCTGATCCTGGCCGGCGGCGTTGCCAAGCCGCATGGCGATTTCGACAGCTCGATGCAGCTGCTGGAAACCGGCCTGTTCGACGACGCAGGCTTTACCAATCTGCACGTAGCGGGCCATCCCGAGCCGAATCTGGACATCGACCCCAAAGGCGGCCGTGCCAACACCTATGCGGCGCTGGACTGGAAACAGGAATTCTCCAAACGCACCGACGCTGAGATGGCGCTGGCAACCCAGTTCTGCTTTGAGGCGCAGCCGGTGATCGACTGGGTGAACGAGCTGAGCGAACGCGGCATGAACCTGCCGGTTCATATCGGCATCGCCGGCCCGGCCAAGCTGCAGACCATGATCAAATTTGCAATCGCCTGCGGTGTCGGCCCGTCGCTCAAAGTGCTGCAGAAACGCGCCAAGGACGTCTCAAAGCTGCTGCTGCCGCATGAGCCGGGCGAGGTTCTGGCCGGTCTGGCAGCACATAAGGCAGCCAACCCCGATTTCGCAATCGAGAAGGTCCACTTCTTCCCGCTGGGCGGCATCAAGACCAATGCCACCTGGGCGATCAACAACGGCGGCGATTCCGCCAAGCCGGTTAACTCCTAA
- a CDS encoding GNAT family N-acetyltransferase, translating into MQDSPPEFSVKIAETDAELRAAQALRYDVFVRELGGGGAMVDHDAGLERDRFDPFFDHMLVIDDTRGMVVGVYRLLRDDQAAKAGQFYSEDEYDLTVLRSSGRKLLELGRSCLHADYRGGMAMFHLWSGLADYVETHGIEVLFGVASFHGTDTAALANPLAMLHHNHLAPPELRVRSKAFQSMNLVPASDLNRKHAMVETPALIKAYLRLGGYVGDGAFVDQAFNTTDVCLILDTAQMNDRQRRIYAGGKGRK; encoded by the coding sequence ATGCAAGACAGCCCGCCGGAATTTTCCGTCAAGATTGCAGAAACAGACGCAGAGCTGCGCGCCGCGCAGGCCCTGCGGTACGACGTATTTGTGCGCGAGCTTGGTGGTGGCGGCGCGATGGTGGACCATGATGCGGGGCTGGAGCGGGACAGGTTCGACCCGTTCTTTGACCACATGCTGGTGATAGATGACACTAGGGGCATGGTCGTCGGTGTCTACCGGCTGCTGCGCGATGACCAGGCCGCGAAAGCCGGGCAGTTTTATTCCGAGGATGAATATGACCTGACCGTGCTGCGGTCGTCCGGCCGCAAGCTGCTGGAGCTGGGACGCTCTTGCCTGCATGCGGATTACCGCGGCGGCATGGCGATGTTCCACCTTTGGTCCGGGCTGGCAGACTATGTGGAGACCCATGGTATCGAGGTTCTTTTCGGGGTCGCAAGTTTTCACGGCACTGATACCGCTGCGCTGGCCAATCCGCTGGCTATGCTGCACCACAATCATCTGGCGCCGCCCGAGCTGCGTGTGCGGTCAAAAGCGTTTCAATCCATGAACTTGGTACCCGCAAGTGATCTGAACCGCAAACATGCGATGGTGGAAACCCCTGCGCTGATCAAAGCATATCTGCGGCTGGGCGGATATGTCGGCGACGGCGCCTTTGTCGATCAGGCCTTCAACACCACCGATGTGTGCTTGATCCTGGACACCGCGCAAATGAACGACCGCCAGCGCAGGATTTATGCCGGAGGCAAGGGCCGGAAATGA
- a CDS encoding DUF3553 domain-containing protein yields MNDLNAILAPGMFVRHPDHPEWGIGQVQSNAGGKITVNFPDQGKLVIDGARVSLIPVFDP; encoded by the coding sequence ATGAATGACCTCAACGCAATTTTAGCCCCCGGCATGTTCGTCCGGCACCCGGATCACCCTGAATGGGGCATCGGGCAGGTGCAGTCGAACGCGGGCGGCAAGATCACCGTTAATTTCCCCGACCAAGGCAAGCTTGTGATTGACGGAGCGCGCGTCTCCCTTATTCCCGTCTTTGATCCATAA
- a CDS encoding virulence factor yields the protein MPDVTIVYWRDIPAQVIVGKGRRGAKRQLEERFEQAIDRAAMKVNAKDADAYLAEWRKAAPYAAEGEAADVAEAEAVRLETEYDQDRLKTLIANDGWA from the coding sequence ATGCCCGACGTTACGATCGTATACTGGCGCGATATCCCTGCGCAGGTCATCGTTGGCAAAGGCCGCCGCGGCGCCAAACGCCAGCTCGAAGAACGGTTCGAGCAGGCCATCGACCGCGCGGCCATGAAGGTGAACGCCAAGGACGCGGATGCCTATCTTGCCGAGTGGCGCAAGGCCGCGCCTTATGCCGCCGAAGGCGAAGCGGCCGATGTTGCCGAAGCCGAGGCAGTCCGCTTGGAAACAGAATACGATCAGGACCGCTTGAAGACCCTGATTGCAAATGACGGATGGGCGTGA
- the proB gene encoding glutamate 5-kinase, protein MAALKSAKRIVVKIGSALLVDRSTGELRAGWLHSLANDVAWLKAGGTDVVLVSSGSIALGRGVLGLPRADLPLEQSQAAAAVGQIRLARAYEEALAPHRITTAQVLVTLEDSENRRRYLNSRATLETLLGMGAVPIVNENDTIATDEIRYGDNDRLAAQVAVTVGADALILLSDVDGFYSANPALDPKAERYDRIDEITPEIEAMAGDGVSGLSKGGMITKLLAAKMATAAGCAMVITEGSPLNPLKTLEDGASCTWFTGQGDPQTARKRWISAMKTRGVLTIDDGAARALMSGNSLLPAGVRNVEGDFGRGDPLAILSPDGRKLGQGLSRYTADEARAIQGRQSQEIEATLGYPGRAALIHRDDMAL, encoded by the coding sequence TTGGCGGCCCTGAAGTCGGCAAAACGGATTGTCGTCAAGATCGGCTCGGCGCTGCTGGTTGACCGCAGCACGGGCGAGCTGCGCGCCGGCTGGCTGCATTCATTGGCCAATGACGTTGCTTGGCTGAAGGCCGGCGGCACCGATGTGGTGCTGGTCTCTTCCGGCTCCATCGCTCTGGGCCGGGGCGTTCTGGGCCTGCCGCGCGCGGACCTGCCGCTGGAACAATCGCAGGCCGCGGCGGCGGTTGGCCAGATCCGTTTGGCCCGCGCTTATGAGGAGGCGCTGGCGCCGCACCGGATCACTACGGCGCAGGTGCTGGTAACGCTGGAAGACAGCGAAAACCGCCGCCGCTACCTGAATTCACGCGCCACTTTGGAAACGCTTTTGGGGATGGGCGCGGTGCCGATCGTCAACGAGAACGACACCATCGCAACGGATGAAATCCGCTATGGTGACAATGACCGGCTGGCGGCACAGGTGGCGGTGACTGTTGGCGCCGACGCCTTGATCCTGCTGTCCGATGTTGACGGTTTCTACAGCGCAAACCCGGCACTGGATCCCAAGGCGGAACGCTATGACCGGATTGACGAGATCACACCGGAGATTGAGGCGATGGCCGGCGACGGCGTCTCTGGCCTGTCCAAAGGCGGGATGATCACCAAACTGCTGGCGGCTAAGATGGCCACTGCAGCCGGCTGCGCCATGGTAATCACTGAAGGTTCGCCACTGAACCCTTTGAAAACACTTGAAGATGGCGCATCGTGTACTTGGTTCACCGGACAGGGCGACCCGCAAACCGCACGAAAACGCTGGATCAGCGCGATGAAAACGCGCGGAGTTCTGACCATCGACGACGGTGCTGCACGCGCGCTGATGTCGGGTAACAGCCTGCTGCCCGCAGGTGTGCGTAATGTGGAGGGTGACTTTGGCCGCGGCGATCCGCTGGCCATCCTTAGCCCAGACGGGCGCAAACTGGGGCAGGGGCTGTCACGCTATACAGCGGACGAGGCCCGCGCCATCCAGGGGCGCCAATCGCAAGAGATCGAGGCCACGCTGGGCTATCCTGGCCGCGCCGCATTGATCCACCGCGATGATATGGCGCTTTGA
- the rplU gene encoding 50S ribosomal protein L21 codes for MFAVLKTGGKQYKVQAGDILRIEKLAADAGDTIQFDEILMLGGDAPVVGAPLVDGAAVKAEVIDQIKGEKLINFVKRRRKHSSKRTKGHRQKLTLVRITEILASGATKAAPKAAAKAAPAAGSDDLAQLTGVGPAAVKKLNEAGLTTFAQIAALSEDDIAGIEAVKVKPEWVEQAKDLAKG; via the coding sequence ATGTTTGCGGTCCTCAAGACCGGCGGCAAGCAGTACAAGGTTCAAGCGGGCGATATCCTCCGCATTGAAAAACTTGCTGCAGACGCTGGCGACACCATCCAGTTCGACGAAATTCTGATGCTTGGCGGCGACGCACCTGTTGTTGGCGCTCCGCTGGTAGATGGCGCTGCCGTAAAGGCAGAAGTGATCGACCAGATCAAAGGCGAAAAGCTGATCAACTTCGTGAAGCGCCGCCGGAAGCACTCCTCCAAGCGCACCAAAGGCCACCGTCAGAAGCTGACCCTGGTCCGGATCACCGAGATCCTGGCATCGGGCGCAACCAAAGCTGCCCCGAAAGCCGCTGCCAAAGCTGCACCTGCTGCTGGGTCGGACGATTTGGCCCAGCTGACCGGCGTTGGCCCTGCTGCCGTCAAAAAGCTGAACGAAGCAGGCCTGACCACCTTTGCCCAGATCGCAGCCTTGTCCGAAGACGACATTGCTGGTATCGAAGCGGTCAAAGTGAAGCCCGAGTGGGTTGAGCAAGCCAAAGATCTGGCTAAAGGCTAA
- a CDS encoding GNAT family N-acetyltransferase, which translates to MNLEHIVCQQAIETERFILRPLRKSDAGLIEHYVSDARVARMTRSVPHPLPPGAAEAFVARAMAEERDEDVWVIDGTAEGDAELKGVIGLKRMDRNQSEVSYWTAPPFWNTGLASAAVKALVDANPQSNAAMFASVFQDNPASARVLIHCGFDYLGDAESYSVARDASVPTWTYSRKL; encoded by the coding sequence ATGAACTTGGAACATATCGTGTGTCAGCAGGCCATCGAAACAGAACGGTTTATTTTGCGGCCGCTGCGAAAATCCGATGCCGGGCTGATTGAACATTACGTCAGCGATGCGCGCGTTGCCCGCATGACCCGCTCGGTCCCGCATCCGCTGCCGCCCGGCGCCGCCGAGGCCTTTGTCGCCCGCGCCATGGCCGAAGAGCGGGACGAGGATGTCTGGGTGATAGATGGCACCGCCGAAGGCGACGCAGAGCTGAAAGGCGTGATCGGCCTCAAGCGGATGGACCGCAACCAGTCGGAAGTGTCCTATTGGACGGCGCCGCCGTTTTGGAATACCGGGCTTGCCTCTGCCGCGGTAAAGGCATTGGTGGATGCAAATCCGCAAAGCAACGCGGCGATGTTTGCTTCGGTGTTTCAGGACAACCCGGCCTCGGCCCGGGTGCTGATCCATTGCGGCTTTGATTACCTTGGCGACGCCGAAAGCTATTCGGTGGCCCGCGATGCCTCTGTCCCGACCTGGACCTACAGCCGAAAACTGTGA
- a CDS encoding histidine phosphotransferase family protein, with amino-acid sequence MGVDNANLAALVGSRICHDLISPVGAINNGLELLGMAGSMSGPELELISDSVANANARIRFFRIAFGAAGDQQMGRAELISVLEDISKGGRINYQWSPLEGCTRSEARLSLLAALCLESALPYGGTVKIFCAGGKWTVMGEGRKLNVDDELWARVSGGNSNAEITPALVQFALLPEAAKEADRTVRLEQSLEKITLQF; translated from the coding sequence ATGGGTGTAGATAACGCCAATCTGGCTGCATTGGTAGGGTCCCGGATCTGCCATGATCTGATCAGCCCTGTCGGTGCCATAAACAACGGTCTGGAACTGCTTGGAATGGCTGGCAGCATGTCCGGCCCCGAGCTGGAGCTGATCTCAGACAGCGTTGCAAATGCCAATGCCCGTATCCGTTTTTTCCGTATCGCCTTTGGCGCTGCCGGCGACCAGCAGATGGGCCGGGCCGAGTTGATTTCGGTGTTGGAGGACATCAGCAAGGGCGGTCGGATCAATTACCAATGGTCGCCGCTGGAGGGCTGCACCCGCAGCGAGGCGCGCCTGTCCCTGTTGGCGGCACTGTGCCTGGAATCCGCCCTGCCCTATGGCGGCACAGTTAAGATTTTCTGCGCCGGCGGCAAATGGACGGTAATGGGCGAAGGCCGCAAGCTGAACGTGGATGACGAGCTGTGGGCGCGGGTCAGCGGCGGCAATTCAAATGCCGAGATCACGCCGGCGCTGGTGCAATTTGCGTTGCTCCCCGAGGCCGCCAAGGAAGCAGACCGCACCGTCCGGCTGGAGCAGAGCCTGGAAAAGATCACGCTGCAGTTCTGA
- a CDS encoding methyltetrahydrofolate cobalamin methyltransferase, whose product MTRTVVESKTKTAVLGFDEPFCVIGERINPTGRKKLAAELEAGDFSTVEKDAVAQVLAGATVLDINAGVVYNSNPNPNETEPPLMKKIVELVQGLVDVPLCIDSSVPGALEAGLEICEGRPLLNSVTGEEERLEQILPLVKKYNVPVVAISNDDTGISEDPDVRFAVAKKIVERAADFGIPAHDIVVDPLVMPVGAMATAGLQVFALVRRLREELGVNTTCGASNISFGLPNRHGINNAFLPMAMGAGMTSAIMNPVALPITQKKIAEKRAEVEAAGIVLPEGMEDEAFVQMFGLGSTMPRAGKEMEAIRAANFLTNNDPHGGDWIKFNKEPAKEGEEGRGRGGRAGGRRRRA is encoded by the coding sequence ATGACCCGTACAGTCGTAGAATCAAAAACAAAAACCGCGGTCCTGGGCTTTGACGAGCCGTTCTGTGTGATCGGCGAGCGCATCAACCCGACCGGCCGCAAGAAACTGGCGGCCGAGCTGGAAGCCGGCGATTTCTCCACCGTTGAAAAGGACGCCGTGGCGCAGGTTCTGGCCGGTGCCACCGTGCTCGATATCAACGCGGGCGTGGTCTATAACTCAAACCCGAACCCGAACGAGACCGAGCCGCCGCTGATGAAGAAGATCGTCGAGCTGGTGCAGGGGCTGGTCGACGTGCCGTTGTGTATCGACTCTTCGGTGCCGGGCGCGCTGGAAGCCGGCCTGGAAATCTGCGAAGGCCGTCCGCTGCTGAACTCGGTCACCGGCGAAGAAGAGCGCCTGGAGCAAATCCTGCCGCTGGTCAAAAAATACAATGTGCCGGTTGTGGCAATCTCCAACGACGACACCGGCATCTCGGAAGACCCCGATGTGCGTTTCGCCGTCGCCAAAAAGATCGTGGAACGCGCTGCCGATTTCGGCATTCCTGCCCACGACATCGTTGTTGACCCGCTGGTGATGCCGGTTGGCGCAATGGCCACTGCCGGTCTGCAGGTGTTTGCGTTGGTTCGCCGTCTGCGAGAAGAGCTGGGTGTGAACACCACTTGCGGTGCGTCCAACATCTCGTTCGGCCTGCCCAACCGCCACGGCATCAACAACGCCTTTCTGCCGATGGCAATGGGCGCCGGCATGACTTCTGCGATTATGAACCCGGTGGCGCTGCCCATCACGCAGAAGAAGATCGCCGAGAAAAGGGCGGAAGTTGAAGCCGCCGGCATCGTCCTGCCCGAGGGCATGGAGGACGAAGCCTTTGTGCAGATGTTCGGCCTTGGCTCCACCATGCCGCGCGCCGGCAAGGAAATGGAGGCCATTCGCGCCGCCAACTTCCTGACCAACAACGACCCGCATGGCGGCGACTGGATCAAGTTTAACAAAGAGCCTGCCAAAGAAGGCGAAGAAGGCCGTGGCCGTGGCGGCCGCGCCGGCGGCCGCCGCCGCCGCGCCTGA
- a CDS encoding DUF2059 domain-containing protein — MQMPLKTPAVLLRILTLLCLAAAGVPQTGLAADRERVEAFLEVTGFDVALDSIALSASSAPDMLGLDAGAFGSQWTELSGDVFDTAEMRSLALEILESTLDDEALDHAAAFYASDLGQRLVRAENASHKVEDDTVKQLAGNRIIADMVKDGSTRVAMYQRMGTAIDAAEAGVKALQQIQFRFLMAAAAAGVIKLELDADGLRALMKAQEGELRLSLQASSLAASAYTYQEFSDAEVEAYVIALEEAPMQRVYELLNAVQYEITANRFEELAHRMAELKPGQDI; from the coding sequence ATGCAGATGCCGCTCAAAACCCCCGCTGTGCTTTTACGTATCCTGACTTTGCTGTGTTTGGCTGCCGCGGGAGTGCCGCAGACCGGCCTGGCCGCAGACCGTGAGAGGGTTGAGGCGTTTCTGGAAGTGACCGGCTTTGACGTCGCGCTCGACAGCATTGCCTTGTCCGCCTCCAGCGCACCGGACATGCTGGGGCTGGATGCAGGCGCCTTTGGCAGCCAATGGACCGAATTGTCCGGGGACGTTTTTGATACCGCTGAAATGCGCAGCCTGGCGCTGGAGATCCTCGAAAGCACGCTGGACGATGAAGCCCTGGATCACGCGGCGGCCTTTTATGCCAGCGATCTGGGGCAGCGCCTGGTGCGGGCGGAAAACGCCTCGCATAAGGTCGAAGATGACACGGTAAAGCAATTGGCAGGCAACCGCATTATCGCGGATATGGTCAAGGACGGCAGCACACGTGTCGCAATGTACCAGCGGATGGGAACCGCAATTGATGCCGCAGAGGCAGGCGTAAAGGCGCTGCAGCAGATCCAGTTCCGCTTCCTTATGGCCGCCGCCGCGGCCGGGGTGATCAAGCTGGAGCTGGACGCCGACGGCTTGCGGGCCCTGATGAAGGCGCAGGAGGGCGAGCTGCGCCTCAGCCTGCAGGCCTCCAGCCTGGCCGCCTCGGCCTATACCTATCAGGAATTCAGCGATGCAGAGGTCGAGGCCTATGTCATCGCCCTGGAAGAGGCGCCCATGCAACGGGTTTATGAGTTGCTCAACGCTGTGCAATATGAGATCACAGCCAACCGCTTTGAAGAACTGGCGCACCGGATGGCAGAACTGAAACCCGGGCAGGATATCTGA
- a CDS encoding 1-acyl-sn-glycerol-3-phosphate acyltransferase, with the protein MSVSWQSEEAPDPVRISALGWFLVLLRGLPLAVLVFGGLLVLLALRLIERPVFGLQRPATPFITQFVCRNAFRILGIRFKTRGTLMRQNGAVVANHASWLDIFALNARKRIYFVSKAEVANWPGIGWLARATGTVFIERNPKKAREQADMFEQRLLAGHKLLFFPEGTSTDGLRVLPFKTTLFAAFFSEKLRKDLHIQPVSVRYRAPSGAPARFYGWWGDMDFGPHLLKILAAPRQGQVELIYHQPLKVADFVDRKALAAAAGQLVKDGHLSALKG; encoded by the coding sequence ATGAGCGTCAGCTGGCAAAGTGAAGAGGCGCCGGATCCGGTGCGGATCAGCGCCTTGGGCTGGTTTCTGGTGCTGCTGCGCGGGTTGCCGCTGGCGGTGCTGGTTTTTGGCGGGCTGCTGGTTTTGCTGGCCCTGCGGCTGATTGAACGGCCGGTATTCGGCTTGCAGCGGCCGGCCACGCCGTTCATCACGCAGTTTGTCTGCCGCAATGCCTTTCGCATTCTGGGGATCCGCTTCAAAACCCGCGGAACGCTGATGCGTCAAAATGGGGCCGTGGTGGCCAATCATGCCTCCTGGCTGGACATTTTTGCCCTCAATGCGCGCAAGCGGATCTACTTTGTCTCCAAGGCGGAGGTTGCCAATTGGCCGGGGATCGGCTGGCTTGCGCGGGCCACCGGCACCGTCTTTATCGAACGCAATCCCAAGAAAGCCAGGGAACAGGCCGACATGTTTGAACAGCGCCTGCTGGCCGGCCATAAGCTGCTGTTTTTTCCCGAAGGCACCTCTACCGATGGTTTGCGGGTTTTGCCCTTTAAAACAACGCTCTTTGCTGCGTTCTTTTCTGAGAAACTGCGCAAAGATCTGCATATCCAGCCTGTTTCGGTGCGCTACCGCGCGCCCAGTGGCGCCCCGGCGCGGTTTTATGGCTGGTGGGGAGATATGGATTTCGGACCGCATCTTCTTAAGATCCTGGCAGCGCCGCGGCAGGGCCAGGTGGAGCTGATTTACCACCAGCCTTTGAAGGTTGCGGATTTTGTGGACCGCAAAGCGCTGGCTGCGGCCGCAGGGCAACTGGTAAAAGACGGCCACCTGAGCGCTTTGAAGGGTTGA
- the rpmA gene encoding 50S ribosomal protein L27 codes for MAHKKAGGSSRNGRDSAGRRLGVKLFGGQAAIAGNIIVRQRGTKFWPGENVGIGKDHTLFATAEGAVTFRKGLKNRTFVSVLPVAEAAE; via the coding sequence ATGGCACATAAAAAAGCTGGCGGTTCCTCACGTAACGGCCGCGACTCCGCGGGCCGCCGTCTTGGCGTGAAACTTTTCGGTGGCCAGGCGGCCATCGCAGGCAACATCATCGTGCGTCAGCGCGGCACCAAGTTCTGGCCGGGCGAAAACGTAGGCATTGGCAAGGATCACACTTTGTTTGCCACCGCCGAAGGTGCTGTCACCTTCCGCAAAGGCCTGAAAAACCGCACCTTTGTATCGGTTCTCCCAGTGGCGGAGGCCGCTGAGTAA
- a CDS encoding glutamate-5-semialdehyde dehydrogenase: MKDNENIPAVMAELGKRAKQAAQILATASAERKHAALIGAATAVWTRRAEIIAENVKDLEFGRNKGLSDAMMDRLMLDEPRIQGIVDGLRAVAEQRDPVGEVMEEWEQPTGLKIQRVRTPLGVIGVIYESRPNVTADAGALCLKSGNAVILRGGSESFHSSQAIHACLAEGLKSAGLPEDAVQLVPTRDRAAVQELLTMTDYVDVIVPRGGKGLVGLVQREARVPVFAHLEGIVHIYLDKSADPQKALDVVLNAKTRRTGICGAAECLLVHQDIAETLGKAVLEALASAGVEIRAEAGLPGPSGMIAASSEDWGKEYLDSIIAAKQVAGIDEAIQHIRTHHSQHTDCIITEDEAAVQKFFAELDSAILMHNASTQFADGGEFGMGAEIGIATGKMHARGPVGATQLTSFKYLVRGDGATRA, encoded by the coding sequence ATGAAAGACAATGAAAACATTCCCGCCGTGATGGCGGAGCTTGGCAAACGTGCAAAGCAAGCGGCGCAAATCCTGGCCACGGCCAGTGCCGAGCGCAAACATGCCGCCTTGATCGGCGCAGCCACGGCGGTTTGGACCCGCCGGGCTGAGATCATCGCCGAGAACGTCAAGGATCTGGAGTTCGGCCGGAACAAAGGCCTGTCCGACGCGATGATGGACCGGCTGATGCTGGACGAGCCCCGCATCCAGGGCATCGTGGACGGTCTGCGCGCGGTGGCAGAACAGCGCGATCCGGTTGGTGAAGTGATGGAAGAGTGGGAACAGCCCACCGGCCTCAAGATCCAGCGCGTCCGCACGCCGCTGGGGGTGATCGGGGTAATCTATGAAAGCCGCCCGAATGTGACGGCGGATGCCGGCGCGCTGTGCCTGAAATCGGGCAATGCGGTCATTCTGCGCGGCGGTTCGGAAAGCTTTCATTCCTCTCAGGCGATCCACGCCTGCCTGGCTGAAGGCCTTAAATCCGCCGGCCTGCCCGAAGACGCCGTGCAGCTGGTGCCGACCCGCGACCGGGCGGCGGTGCAGGAACTGCTGACGATGACAGACTATGTCGACGTCATTGTACCCCGCGGCGGCAAGGGCCTGGTGGGTCTGGTCCAGCGCGAGGCCCGGGTGCCGGTCTTTGCCCATCTTGAAGGCATCGTGCATATTTACCTCGACAAATCCGCCGACCCGCAAAAAGCACTGGATGTGGTGCTGAACGCCAAGACCCGGCGCACCGGCATCTGCGGCGCCGCGGAATGCCTGCTGGTCCATCAGGACATCGCAGAAACGCTGGGTAAAGCAGTGTTGGAAGCGCTGGCATCCGCCGGCGTGGAAATCCGCGCTGAGGCCGGTCTTCCCGGTCCGAGTGGTATGATTGCTGCCAGCTCCGAGGACTGGGGCAAGGAATATCTGGATTCCATCATTGCAGCCAAACAGGTCGCCGGCATTGACGAAGCAATCCAGCACATCCGCACCCATCATTCCCAGCACACCGACTGCATCATCACCGAGGATGAGGCTGCGGTTCAGAAGTTCTTTGCTGAACTCGACAGCGCGATCCTGATGCACAATGCCTCGACCCAGTTTGCCGACGGCGGAGAGTTTGGCATGGGCGCGGAAATCGGGATTGCTACCGGCAAGATGCACGCGCGGGGTCCGGTCGGCGCCACTCAGCTGACCAGCTTCAAATACCTGGTGCGCGGCGACGGAGCCACCAGGGCCTAA
- the obgE gene encoding GTPase ObgE: MKFLDLTKVYIRSGAGGNGCVSFRREKYIEYGGPDGGDGGKGGSVWAEVTDGLNTLIDFRYQQHFFAKNGQSGMGRQRTGKDGDDIILRVPVGTEILDEDQETVLADLTEVGQRVLLAKGGNGGFGNLHFKSATNQAPRRANPGQECVERTIWLRLKLIADAGLLGLPNAGKSTFLSATSNARPKIADYPFTTLHPNLGVVGIDNTEFVVADIPGLIEGAHEGKGIGDRFLGHVERCAVLLHLVDGTSDTVVEDYKTIIGELEAYGGVLATKTRITALNKVDAIDPEERDEKRAALEQAVGGPVMMMSGVSREGLNEVLRAVRAEIDDDRVRMKPVEEEAPWRP; this comes from the coding sequence ATGAAATTCCTCGATCTGACAAAGGTCTATATCCGCTCGGGCGCCGGCGGGAACGGCTGTGTCAGCTTCCGGCGCGAAAAGTATATCGAATACGGCGGGCCGGACGGGGGCGATGGCGGCAAGGGCGGTTCGGTCTGGGCCGAGGTGACCGACGGGCTGAACACCCTGATCGATTTCCGTTATCAGCAGCATTTCTTTGCCAAAAACGGCCAGTCCGGCATGGGCCGGCAGCGCACGGGCAAGGATGGCGACGACATTATTCTGCGCGTCCCCGTGGGGACCGAGATCCTGGACGAAGACCAGGAAACCGTTCTGGCGGATCTCACCGAAGTCGGCCAGCGTGTGCTGCTGGCCAAGGGCGGCAATGGCGGCTTTGGCAACCTGCACTTCAAATCGGCCACCAACCAGGCGCCGCGCCGGGCCAACCCGGGCCAGGAATGCGTAGAGCGTACCATCTGGCTGCGCCTCAAGCTGATTGCCGACGCAGGTCTGCTTGGCCTGCCCAACGCGGGCAAATCGACCTTCCTGTCGGCAACCTCCAACGCGCGCCCCAAGATTGCGGATTACCCCTTTACCACATTGCATCCGAACCTGGGCGTGGTCGGCATCGACAATACCGAATTTGTCGTGGCCGATATCCCCGGCCTGATCGAAGGCGCGCACGAAGGCAAAGGGATCGGCGACCGCTTCCTGGGCCATGTGGAACGTTGCGCGGTGCTGCTGCATCTGGTGGACGGCACCTCCGACACCGTGGTTGAGGATTACAAGACTATCATTGGTGAGCTGGAAGCCTATGGCGGCGTTCTGGCCACCAAAACCCGGATCACTGCGCTGAATAAGGTGGATGCGATCGACCCGGAGGAGCGCGACGAAAAACGCGCCGCATTGGAACAGGCTGTGGGCGGCCCGGTCATGATGATGTCCGGCGTCAGCCGCGAAGGTCTGAACGAGGTGCTGCGCGCGGTACGGGCAGAAATCGACGATGACCGCGTCCGCATGAAACCCGTCGAGGAGGAAGCGCCTTGGCGGCCCTGA